A stretch of DNA from Gottschalkia acidurici 9a:
TCTCCTTGTCTGACTTCTATATTTACGTTGTTCACAGCAAACTGACTATGGTATTTTTTAGTCAGATTCTTTGTTCTAAGTATCGTATCAGCCATCTAAGCTAACCTCCTTATCTTTTATAATTATATATTAAGATATAATATAAAAGATAATATAAAGAAAATCTTAAGAAAGTATTAAGTAATAAGAAAAGAATTAGTTTCAAAATGTATTTACTTCATTTTAAACCCAATTCCCCAAACTGTGTGTATATATTCTGTCTTTGAATCAACCTTAGCTAGTTTGGAACGTATATTACTTATGTGAACATTTACCGTATTATCATCCCCTAGAAAGCTAGCATCCCAAGCATGTTCAAATATATTAGCTTTTGTAAATACTTTATTTGGATAGGACATGAGTAACTCTAATATAGTGAACTCTCTTGCTGTAAAATTAATATTCTGTCCTTTAAGTGTAACTTCTACGGTTTCTTGATTTAGAACTATATCATGATAAGTTAAGATTTTTTGCTTTTTATTTGAATCGGAAAATACCATGTATCGCCTTAACTGGGCTTCAACTCTTGCTAATACTTCTTTTACATCGAATGGTTTTGATACAAAGTCATCTGCTCCTAGTCTCAATACATCTATCTTTGTATCTTGTCCAGGCTTAGCTGATATAACTATGATTGGCATAGTCTTAATTTCTCTTATATCTGAAATAAGCTCTTCACCTGTTATACCGGGTAGCATTAAGTCAAGTAATATAAGTTGAAAATCATAATGTTCAAGACACATTTTAGCCTCTGACCCTGAATATGCACTTCTTACATTGTAGCCTTGCTTAGTTAGTATCTTGCATAGTAGATTGTTTATATCTACATCATCTTCTACAATTAGTATATTTACACTATTATTCATATAATAATCACCACTTTTATAATATAGTTTAAATTTATTCAAACACTAAAGCCTCCTTTAAGTGATTTTAATTATAATTACTAAGTCACAAGGAGGCTTATTATTTCTATTTGTTTTTACTATTCGTTAATATCAGTATCATGATAAAATTCTAAAGATTCTAGCTTCCACATTTCTAAAAAGATAATTGCAGGGACATTAACAATAGTAGAATTATAGTACGTAACATATTCGTTATATAGTAATTTCGAGTTTAATATCGTATTTTGTGATTCTTCAAGTTGAGATAATATTGTACTTATATGGGTGTCTGATTTTAGATCTGGATAGCTTTCCACAGTCAATCTCAAATCACTTATAGAAAGAATTTCTCCTTCAACACCACTTTTCACAGCACTCCCTTCTCTTGAAGATGCCACTGATTTTTGAATATCACTTTCATGGTATAGAAATTTAGTTATAATTTCTTCAGCTTTAGATAATAAATCTTTCTCACGTTTCTTATATATACTAATATTACTATGTAAGGCATTTGTAGTTAGCTCTAGTTTCTTTAAGTAGTTAAACTCACTAATTATTATATAAGCTAACATTGTAATTAAAGAAAACATAATTGATAAATTTGAATAGAAATCTGGTATTTCATCTCCATTAGTAAACATAGAGAAAATAAATAAATAAATAAGATATCCAACAACTAGTCCAACAATAAATGAAATTAACTTATTTAAATAAGTTCGTTCTTTAATCCTTTTATGACTCATGCGATCTCTCCCTTAAGTAAAAACATTTTAAATTAATTATACCATGTGAATATAGTTTATTCAATTTTTACTTTTATTGAATCAACTTAAATAAAACCTATATAATCCCTATATATCTATTCACATATTAACTATATATCGTGTAATTATTGACACGGTATTGTTAATTAATTTGGAATATTCCTTTTATTAAGATTACTGAATATAAGCGAGGTCACATTTAATAATTTTATATACTTTTACTATCTAATATTTCAACAAACTTTTCAGAAGCAGGAGATAAGGACACGCTCTTTAAAAAGCAATACCCTATTGCTCTTTTAGGTATATCCTCTTCCAATTTTATTTCATATAGTATATTACTTGATAAATACTCTTTTGAGAACTCTCTAACTACACAAGCTATACCTAAATTTATTCTTGCAAACTCCAATAGTAAGTCATGAGATCCAAGTTCAATTTCTGTGCTTAGTTTTATTCCTTTCGTTAACATATACTTTTCTACATATTGTCTTGAATTTGACTTTGGTTCGAGTAGTATAAGCTGTGATTTATTTAATTCTTCTAAGCTTAATGGTTCTTTTAACTTATCTTTATATTTATCGCCACAAACAAAAATATCATGAACATCTATACATTTTTTTACTTTTAAAGATGAATCTTTTATAGGTAAGTTGCAAATTGCAATGTCTACTTCACCTGACTTTACCATAGAGCAAAGTTCTAAAGTTGTTCGATTTATTATTTTTAGCTTAATATTTGGATATTGATTGTGGAACATCTCTAGATATGGTAGTAAGTAATATCTTGAAATAGTATCTCCAACCCCTATTTTTAGTTCCCCTGTTATTAAGTTTTTAGATTCTAATAATTTTTTTTCTCCAGTTTTAATTAAACTAATAGCAGAATTAACGTACTCAAATAAAGTTTCTCCTTCATTAGTAAGTATCACACCTTTAGGAGTTCTAGTAAAAAGACGCATATCTAGATCATTTTCAAGTTGCATTATTGACTGACTTATAGCTGGTTGAGTCATAAATAATTCTTTAGCAGCTTTTGAAAAACTTTGACACTTTGCTACTTCACAAAATACTTTATATAAATCTAATTTAGATATCATATAAGCACTCCTTATATCTAATATCATATATATTTATTTTACTTATACCATATGAGGTTATATAATACAAGTATAAACGACAACACAATTTTAATACTTTTTTAATTGTATAGATTTTTTAATTAATATCCCAGTATTTTATATTTTTTAATATTGTTTAAAAAGGATAAGATATGATAATAAATACATTATATGATATTAAAACTATAGAGGAGTGATTTTCAATGGAAAGAACAGTAGGTACTGTAGTTAGAGGTGTTCGTGCTCCAATTATTAATGATGGAGACGATATCGTTCAAGTAGTTGTGGATAGCGTATTACAAGCTTCAAAAGCAGAAGGTTTTTCTATTAATGATAAAGATGTAGTTACTTTAACTGAATCTATAGTAGCTCGTGCTCAAGGTAACTATGCAAGCATAGATGCTATTGCAAAAGATATAAGCTCAAAGTTTGGTGATGATACAGTTGGAGTTATATTCCCAATATTAAGTCGTAACCGTTTCTCTACTTGCCTTCGTGGGATTGCAAAAGGAGCAAAAAAAGTTGTGATAATGTTAAGCTTCCCAGCTGATGAAGTTGGAAATCATTTAGTAGATATAGATGTACTTGACGAGAAAGGTGTAAATCCTTGGTCTGATGTACTAACTGAAAAGCAATTCCGTGAATACTTTGGATATGAAAAGCATCAATTTACTGGTGTTGACTATATAGAGTATTATAGATCTTTAGTTGAAGAATGTGGTGCTGAATGTGAAATTATATTCTCTAACCACCCAAAAACAATTTTAAATTATACAAAAAGCGTTCTTGCTTGTGATATTCATACTAGATTTAGAACTAAAAGAATTTTAAAATCAAATGGTGCTGAAAAAGTTTACGGACTTGACGATATTCTTGCTACTTCTATTGATGGTAACGGATATAATGAAGAGTACGGGCTTTTGGGTTCAAATAAAGCAACTGAAGATAGCGTTAAACTTTTCCCTCGTGATTGTCAACCTGTAGTTGATAAAATACAAGCTAGTCTTAAAGATAAAACTGGTAAAACTGTTGAAGTAATGGTTTATGGTGATGGTGCTTTCAAAGATCCTGTGGGTAAGATATGGGAACTTGCTGATCCTGTGGTTTCTCCAGCTTATACATCTGGACTAGAAGGAACTCCTAATGAAGTTAAGTTAAAATACCTTGCGGACAATGATTTTTCTGATTTAAGAGGTGAAGAGCTTAAGAAAGCTATTTCAGAATATATTAAAAATAAAGAAGAAGATCTTGTAGGATCTATGGCATCACAAGGTACTACTCCTAGAAGACTTACTGATCTTATAGGCTCGCTAGCTGATTTAACTTCAGGAAGTGGAGATAAAGGTACTCCTATAGTATATATTCAAGGATACTTTGACAACTATACTAAATAGTAGCCTATATATTATTATAGCCCTATATACTTATTTAGAGCGATCTCGCATGCTCTTTAAGTATTAGGGCTATATTTTTTATAAGTTTTAACCTTTATTCCTCCCAAAATAGATCATTTAAAGTTTTAGATAAAGCCTTACATATTGCAACACATAAGTTAAGTGAAGGATTATACTTACCAAGTTCTATTAAACCTATAGTTTGTCTAGATACTCCTACAATATTTGCTAACTGTTCTTGTGATAAATCTTTTTCAACCCGCGCTAGTTTTAACTTTATATTTTTCATATTAAATCACCTACTCCAAATCTTTATCTTCTGGTAGTATCTTTTCATTAATCTTTTTACTAGCTTTTCTTGCAATAAAATCAGTTATAGCTATACCTCCAACTAAAAAAGGTATATACATAATAAATGAAGCAAAAAATACTATTATAAAATACCACAGTCTATTTTTATCGCCTCCATATAATATAGAGCTTCTTATCCCAAAATAAAATGATATCACAATACCAAGAGCTAAACCTACAATAATATTTTTAATATTCATGGGTGTCTTACTTGTTCTATCATGCATCTCAATTTCATCTGAGTACACACCAAGACTTATCTTTCTAATCATAGAATACAGTGATGACACAATAATAACTATAATTTCGGTAATTACTAAGTTAGCTCTAAATCCGTATAAATAAGATTTAATAAAAATAGATATAAAACATATTATAATTGTTATTATATATGATTCTTTTAAGATTTTATTCATCGTATTAGATATTCGCTCATCAACAAGTCCTCTTTCTTTATTAAATAATCCCATTTTCATGACCCTCCTATATTTGTAATACTTTTTCTTTCTTAATGATATCTTAGTCTATTATTAGCATTATGTCAAATATATATGTCATAATTCAATATATACAACCCTAGTATTTTGTTGCAAATAAAACAGAGGATTTAGTTAAGATAATTATCTTAACTAAATCCTCTGTTCACATCACTATAAATTATACCTTACTATATTTGCATTTCAACATATAGGTTATAGCTTATCATATATTTTAACTAACTATATTTTCTATTAATCTAACTATGGGATTATTATCATACATAAACTTAACAACAACAGTTTTTGCAATAGATTCATTCAGATTATTATCATTACCTATTTCTATTGCAAATGTTACAAAGGCAAGTATTATAAATGTTATTATTAATCCTTTACAAAGTCCAAATGCCATCCCACCAAAACTATTAATTCCATCAAGTATTGGTAGCGAAGCTACCTTATTTATTAATCTACCTATTCTAGATATTATTAGTGACGTAATAAAAAAGATAACCATAAAAGTTACTATACTTAAAAAGGACTTTACAGCCATGTCTGAAATGATGTTGGTTGCAGGGTTTGCTACAGCACCTTTATTCGTATATTGACTTATAATATTGGCAATGTTCGTATTGTTTATTATATAGTTTGTTAAGTCTGGGGAGTAAATCTTTGCTATAACTGCTGATAATATATATCCTACAATACCAAATATGGATAATATGAGTCCCCTTCTCCATCCACTAATTCCATATAACGCTAAAACTACTATTACTATAATATCTAACACTTTTATTCTTCGCTTCCTTTCTTCTTTTCTATTATTATTTTATATTAATATCCTCATATAGTCTAGAATTTTAGTTTAACTATATTAGTGTTTTGAATTTCTTAATATAAATATTTTTTACCACTTGGGTTAATGCACAATAGCTCACTAAGATTCCGATTAACCATGGGAAGTATGATAATGGTAATGGTACTAATCCAACAGATGCTCCAAATGAAGTGAATGGTATACATATACCTAGTATCATAGTCAAACCTGTTAAAAGTAGTACTGGAGTTGTAGCTCTACTTTGAATAAAAGGTATCTTTTTAGTTCTAATCATATGAACTACAAGTGTTTGGGACAGTAGTCCTTCAATAAACCATCCTGATTGAAATAAAGACTGCATATCAGGGGTATTAGCTTTAAACACATATAACATCACTATAAAAGTTACTATATCGAATATTGAGCTTATAGGCCCTATAAAGATCATGAATTTGCCAATATCATTTGCATCCCATTTTCTTGGTTTCTTTAAATATTCATCATCCATTGTATCCCATGGAATAGATATTTGAGATATATCATATAAAAGATTTTGTATTAATAAATGAATAGGCTGCATAGGTAAAAAAGGCAAGAATGCACTAGCAACTAAAACACTAAATACATTTCCAAAGTTAGAGCTTGCAGTCATTTTAATATACTTCATAATGTTACCGAAAACTCTTCTTCCTTCCATAACACCTTCTTCAAGAACCATTAAATCTTTTTCCAAAAGTATTATGTCTGCAGACTCTTTAGCTATATCTACTCCTGTATCTACAGAAATACCAACATCAGCTTGTTTTAGTGCTGCTGCATCATTAATTCCGTCTCCCATAAATCCTACAGTATGACCTTTACTTTGAAGTATCTTTACTACTCTTGATTTTTGAAGTGGAGAAAGTTTTGCAAAAATATTAATTCTATCCACTACTTCTTGTAACTCATCATCACTTAATAAGTCTACATCATTTCCAAGTAATATGTTCTCAACAGTGATTCCGACTTCCTTACAAACCTTTTTAGTTACAGCATCATTATCTCCAGTTAGTATTTTTACTTCAACACCATGATCATTTAATGCTTTTATAGCGTCAGCTGCAGAGTCCTTCGGTGGATCTAAGAAACCTATATAACCCATAAACACCATCTTACTTTCATCTTTAATACCAAATGTATTTTCATCAGGAACATCATTTTTTTGAGCAACTCCTATAACTCTCATTCCGTCATTATTTAACTTTTCAACTGTCTCTATAATTTTAGCTTTTATATCATCTGTTAACCTTACAACTTCACCATCATATTCTGCCATTGTACAGATAGAAAGCATCTC
This window harbors:
- a CDS encoding response regulator transcription factor, producing the protein MNKFKLYYKSGDYYMNNSVNILIVEDDVDINNLLCKILTKQGYNVRSAYSGSEAKMCLEHYDFQLILLDLMLPGITGEELISDIREIKTMPIIVISAKPGQDTKIDVLRLGADDFVSKPFDVKEVLARVEAQLRRYMVFSDSNKKQKILTYHDIVLNQETVEVTLKGQNINFTAREFTILELLMSYPNKVFTKANIFEHAWDASFLGDDNTVNVHISNIRSKLAKVDSKTEYIHTVWGIGFKMK
- a CDS encoding LemA family protein, which gives rise to MSHKRIKERTYLNKLISFIVGLVVGYLIYLFIFSMFTNGDEIPDFYSNLSIMFSLITMLAYIIISEFNYLKKLELTTNALHSNISIYKKREKDLLSKAEEIITKFLYHESDIQKSVASSREGSAVKSGVEGEILSISDLRLTVESYPDLKSDTHISTILSQLEESQNTILNSKLLYNEYVTYYNSTIVNVPAIIFLEMWKLESLEFYHDTDINE
- a CDS encoding LysR family transcriptional regulator; protein product: MISKLDLYKVFCEVAKCQSFSKAAKELFMTQPAISQSIMQLENDLDMRLFTRTPKGVILTNEGETLFEYVNSAISLIKTGEKKLLESKNLITGELKIGVGDTISRYYLLPYLEMFHNQYPNIKLKIINRTTLELCSMVKSGEVDIAICNLPIKDSSLKVKKCIDVHDIFVCGDKYKDKLKEPLSLEELNKSQLILLEPKSNSRQYVEKYMLTKGIKLSTEIELGSHDLLLEFARINLGIACVVREFSKEYLSSNILYEIKLEEDIPKRAIGYCFLKSVSLSPASEKFVEILDSKSI
- a CDS encoding coenzyme F420-0:L-glutamate ligase; translated protein: MERTVGTVVRGVRAPIINDGDDIVQVVVDSVLQASKAEGFSINDKDVVTLTESIVARAQGNYASIDAIAKDISSKFGDDTVGVIFPILSRNRFSTCLRGIAKGAKKVVIMLSFPADEVGNHLVDIDVLDEKGVNPWSDVLTEKQFREYFGYEKHQFTGVDYIEYYRSLVEECGAECEIIFSNHPKTILNYTKSVLACDIHTRFRTKRILKSNGAEKVYGLDDILATSIDGNGYNEEYGLLGSNKATEDSVKLFPRDCQPVVDKIQASLKDKTGKTVEVMVYGDGAFKDPVGKIWELADPVVSPAYTSGLEGTPNEVKLKYLADNDFSDLRGEELKKAISEYIKNKEEDLVGSMASQGTTPRRLTDLIGSLADLTSGSGDKGTPIVYIQGYFDNYTK
- a CDS encoding helix-turn-helix transcriptional regulator gives rise to the protein MKNIKLKLARVEKDLSQEQLANIVGVSRQTIGLIELGKYNPSLNLCVAICKALSKTLNDLFWEE
- a CDS encoding DUF6773 family protein — translated: MGLFNKERGLVDERISNTMNKILKESYIITIIICFISIFIKSYLYGFRANLVITEIIVIIVSSLYSMIRKISLGVYSDEIEMHDRTSKTPMNIKNIIVGLALGIVISFYFGIRSSILYGGDKNRLWYFIIVFFASFIMYIPFLVGGIAITDFIARKASKKINEKILPEDKDLE
- a CDS encoding CvpA family protein; protein product: MLDIIVIVVLALYGISGWRRGLILSIFGIVGYILSAVIAKIYSPDLTNYIINNTNIANIISQYTNKGAVANPATNIISDMAVKSFLSIVTFMVIFFITSLIISRIGRLINKVASLPILDGINSFGGMAFGLCKGLIITFIILAFVTFAIEIGNDNNLNESIAKTVVVKFMYDNNPIVRLIENIVS